The segment TCTTTACATTATGCAAATAGGGTTAGGTGGTGCTTTTCCAAGAGAATGGAATAAAAAAAGAGTCTAGGACCAAAACAAAAAATAATCTTTTTAAACACGAATAATAATATTACATCTAAATTTGAAAAATGAAGCTTGTGACTAAATAGAATATGGAGTTAAAATTAGGTCGTTTCATTGCGCGCTCGTCTTTGCCTGCGGGGTCTAAAGCGTCCTCTATTTCCCGCAGGAGTCGAATGGCCTCCGCTTCATTCCACTAAGATTTCTAATTATTTTATTAAAACTAAAAACAAAAAAAACGAACTACTTAATCAATAGTCGATTAAATAGTTCGTTTTTTACGTTATTCCATATACTTATGTCCCGGCCTCCTAAATTAATGCTGTTTGTTAGGAAGGCTGCTCTCTGGATGACCTTTTCCTTTATGTTTGTTTTTCTCTTGCTTTTTGTTGTTTTCCTTTAAATTTGCTACAAATTCACTTGTATCCTTCATACTTTCACACCTCCTATAGAATATAAACATTTGTTAATTTATCCGAATGTGATAAAATAAATTCTATTTCTTCACATTTCCGTTTATTCCAATTTATGCCTAAAAAACTTATATAGGTATAATAAAATAACAAATTACTACGATAAACTACATAAAGCTACAAATAAATAAAAATTGGAAAAACATGTTTAATCCTTTAACGCACAATATTGTTCGATATATTAAAAATCTTTTTGACAAAACATCTGTTTTTTCAGTATTATATTAGAATACTAGAGGAGGTTCATAATAATGCTAGACTTAAATAAACAGAAAATTGTGGACAGTGTTCCACAAAAGGGTTTTTTTGGTCATCCAAAGGGACTTTTCACTCTGTTTTTCACAGAGTTCTGGGAGAGATTCTCCTATTACGGGATGAAGGCTATCCTCGTTTACTACATGTACTATGAAGTAACAAAAGGCGGACTTGGCATTCCTGAAACTACTGCATTCGCTATTACGTCCATTTACGGGTCGCTTGTTTATATGTCAGGGATCATCGGTGGTTGGTTGGCTGACAGAATTTTTGGTACTTCTAAAGCAGTATTTTATGGCGGAATTTTCATCATGCTTGGTCATATTGTTTTAGCAGTACCAGGAAGCATCAGCATGTTCTTTGTATCAATGGTGCTTATCGTTATTGGTACAGGCTTACTTAAGCCAAACGTATCAAGTATTGTCGGAGATATTTATTCACAGCAGGACAATCGCCGCGATGCAGGCTTCAGTATTTTCTACATGGGTATTAACCTTGGCGGATTCCTTTCACCTCTAATTGTCGGTGAAATCGGCATGAACACAAGCTTCCATTTAGGCTTTGGTCTTGCTGCAATCGGTATGTTTATCGGACTATTAGTATTCATGTTCACAAAGAAAAAAAATCTTGGTTTAGCAGGAACAATTGTTGCCAATCCGTTATCTGCTACTGAAAAGAAAAAGGTTTATACAATCATCGGTATTGGTATTGTTGTTATTGCCATCATTTTAGCAATTACTATTCCAGCTGGCATTCTTACATTTGACACTTTCGCTATTGTGGTAGGAATTCTTGGATTCTTGATTCCAGCTATCTACATTACGGTAATGTACCGCAGTCCGAAAACGACATCTGACGAACGCTCCCGTTTGATTGCTTATATTCCATTATTCTTGGCATCTGTTATGTTCTGGGCAATTCAGGAGCAAGGTTCAACAATTCTTGCAGGATATGCGGACAAGCGTACACAGCTTGATTTTGCTGGCATGCACTTGTCACCAACATTATTCCAATCACTGAATCCATTATTTATCATTGTATTTGCACCAATTATCGGATGGCTTTGGGTAAAGCTTGGCAATCGCCAGCCGTCCATTCCTAAGAAGTTCTCAATCGGATTGCTGTTTGCAGGTCTTTCCTTCTTAGTAATCCTGCTTCCTGCTTATTTTGGCGGAGAAGGCTCACTTGTAAATCCTTTATGGCTTGTACTTAGCTATTTCATCGTTGTTATCGGGGAGCTTTGCTTATCTCCTGTAGGTTTATCTGCAACGACTAAGTTAGCACCTGCTGCATTCTCTGCACAAACAATGAGCCTTTGGTTCTTGTCAAATGCTGCAGCTCAAGGGTTAAATGCACAGATTGTTAAATTCTACTCTGAAAAAACAGAAATGATGTACTTCGGTATTATCGGTGGCTGTTCGATTGTATTAGCCATCGTATTGTTCCTTCTATCACCAGCAATTCAAAACAAGATGAAGGGCATTAAATAATAGCACGAAAAAAAAGAACTAGATCACCGATCTAGTTCTTTTTTTTGCTATTTAACCACCAAGGAAACAACCTTTCCTTTATTCACATCAATTAATCCGTGATCAGTAATTTTTAATGCTGGGCTTACTGGTAGTGATAATGTGCTTAATGACATGATTGCATTATAATGTTCATAGCCGAGTTTGTGGAGTATTGCTGTTAAATGTTCTACTTGCTTGGAAATAATAGCTAATGGTTCTTCTGAAAGAATACCACCAACAGGCAGTGGTACATTTGCAAGAATTTCGCCATCAAGGACACAGCAAATTCCGCCTTGCTGCTGGATTACTGCATTTGCAGCTATCACCATATCCTCCTTATTTTGACCGAGCACAAGAAGATTATGATTATCATGGGAATAGGTTGTTGCTACAGCACCTTTTTTGAGAATATCGCCGCCGATTAAGCCTCTTGCACTATTGCCGTTTTTTCCATACCGTTCAAATGTGGCAAGAAGTCCGTATGCACTTGTTTCCCATTGCAGCTTTCCAGCTTCAACAAGTAATTCATCATGCTTTTCCTCTGTAAAGGTAGAGCCGTTTTTCACATTCATCGTGCGGCAGATTACATTGCCGTCTTGCTGTGGAAGATTAACATTGAAATCTGCCTCTTCCAGTTTGCCCATACTAACACTCTCATAGAAGTAATCAGGGAATTGGCGGCTGCTTGCTTCCTGTACATAGGAAATTGCCTCATCGTATACTTTTTTACCATTTTTATACACCTTTTGAATGTGGAAGCTGTTTAGCTCTGAAACTAACAGAAAATCTGCGAGCTTGCCAGGTGCAATTGCTCCTCTGTCATACATTCTCATTCTAGCAGCTGGTGTATAGGTACAGGCATAAATCGCTTTTTCTGGGGGCATTCCCATCGCGATGGCTTTTTTGAGGAGAACATTTAAATGGCCTCTGCTTTGCAAGGAATCTGCCATCACATCATCTGTCACAAAACAAAAATGCTCATCCACTTGATGCTCCAGCAAGTAATTCATTACTTCATTTGTCATTGATTTTTCCTGAATTTCAAGGAACATGCCAATAGCAATGCGCTCCTTCATTCCTTCAACGGTCTGATGCGTATGATCTGAAGTTACTCCTGCAAAGGAAAGCATCTGCAACTCAAGGTCAAGAAGCTTCGGAACATGGCCTTCAATAATCAGCTCTGGATAGTTCTTTGTTATATAAGCTAATATTTGATTCGTTTTTCCGCCTGGCTTGGAAATGACATCATAATAATTCATGATTTCACCAAGGCATTTTATGTTCTCTGTTTGCAGCAGCTCCTCGATATCTTCTATTTCTATCGCACCACCAGTTGTTTCCATGCTAGTTGCAGGAACCGAGCTTGGAATAGCATAGAACATGTCCAATGGATAGTTCTTGCTTGCCTTAATCATCTCTTTCACACCTGCTATTCCAAACACGTTTGCCATTTCATGAGGCTCTGGTACAATCGTTGTCACACCATTCTTCAGTAATCCATAAGAAAATGTTGCTGGTGTTACCATTGTGCTTTCTATATGAAGATGAATATCAATCAAGCCTGGTACTAAATACATGCCATTTGCATCTATTATTTCTTCTGCCTCAAAGGTTTCATTACCTTTTAATCCGATATAAAAGAACTTGCCATCCTTAACAGCTGCATTTCCCTTAGTAAATTGCTTGAAATAGCTGTTGTAAACCATTGCCTCTTTTATTAGCAAATCGACTTTCATCGTTGATCCCTCCTATTCTACAAGCACCATTTGATCCTTTGGAATAATTAAGACCACTTCTTGTCCAGTATGATACGGTGCTATCATTTCCTTATTGACAGTGAAATCACCGATTGGTGTACTGACAACATATTGATAGCTTCTGCCGAGGAATGTTGTTATTTTTATTTTGCCTGGGATTCCGTTCGATGGAAGAACTTGTGTTTCATTCCATTCCGCAAGAATGAAGTCATCTGGTCGTATAGCTCCTACCTTTTTATTCGGGCTCATATGCTCATGCATATCAAGTGTGAATACACGGCCATTCTTTTGAAGCTCTACTAGTTCCCCTTTATCTTCTCTGCTCTCAAACTCGATGAAGTTTTTAAAGCCAATGAAATCTGCTACAAATTTTGTTGCCGGATATTTATAGATTGTTGCCGGATTACTTAATTGTTCGATTACACCTTTATTCATAATTGCTACTTGATCAGAAATAGAAAAGCATTCTTCTTGGTCATGTGAAACATACACTGTTGTTATTCCAAGCTCTTGCTGAATTCTTCTTATTTCCACACGCATATTAACTCGTAAATTAGCATCTAAATTACTCAGTGGTTCATCAAACAACAAAATATCTGGTTCAATTACTAGCGCTCTTGCGATTGCTACCCGCTGTCTTTGTCCTCCTGAAAGCTCTCCAGGAAATCTTTTTCCATAGCCTTCTAGATTAACGATTTCTAACATGCGCTCGACGCGCTTTTCTATCTCTGCCTTTGAAACTTTACGCAAACGAAGTCCGAACGCAATATTATCTGCCACAGTTAAATGAGGAAACAGAGCATAATTCTGAAACACAAATCCGAAGTTCCGCTTATTGACTGGAACCTTTGTATAATCCTTATCTCTAAACAAAAACTTTCCATTTGTTGACTGCAGGAAGCCGGCAATCAAACGAAGTGTTGTTGTCTTACCGCAACCACTAGGACCAAGCAGGGATACAAGCTGCCCTTTTTCTATCTCAAGATTAAAATCCTTAAGGATTTCTTTTTTGTTATATGCTACAGATATGTCTTGTAATGTAAACAAAGCCATCCTTATTCATTCCCTTCTATCTTTTTGTAAAGTAGGATAATCCCATCAATCGCTCTACGATAAACATAAACAATGCGGTGATAATCATAAGCAATACAGATATTGCCGCAACTGTTGGATCAAAGTAGTTTTCTACATACAACAGCATCTGAATTGGGAAGGTGCTCACACCTGGCCCTGTCATGTACACAGAAATATCGACATTATTAAATGATTCCAAAAAGGCAATCATTACTGCCGCAATGATACCTGACTTAATATTTGGGATAACGATTGAAAAAAATGTACCGATTCTGCTTGCTCCCAAACTAAGTGCTGCTTCCTCAATAGAGAAGTCAAAGTTAGTTAAGCTGGACGAAATGACGCGAATGATAAACGGGAGCATGATGACCGTATGGCCGATAAAAAGGGACGTATAAATCGGCAATTCATATGCAACAACAATGTATCTTAAAAACGAAAAACCAAGTACAATTCCTGGGATAAGAATTGGTGAAACGAATATTCCATTAATAATTCCCTTACCTGCAAAATCAAATCGGCTTAATGCATATGCTGCCGGTACACCAAGCAACAATGCTAGAATATTCCCTGCTATTGAAACGATGATAGATGTCTTGAAAGTACTCAAGAACATTTCTACTTTAAAAATATTTTCATACCATTTAAATGAATACTCTTCTGGTGGGAACTTTAAGATGCTTCCGCCCTCAAAAGAAGTAATTGAAATTATTAGCAATGGCCCAAGTAAAAAAACAAAAACTAGGAATGTAAACAGGGCCAATCCTCTATTCTTTTCCTGCATACACCTCTACCCCTTCGGATTAAGTTTTTTTGCTGCTCCATTCATAATGGAAATGATAATAAAGGTCACAACTATCATGATTGTTGCCACAATAGAAGCTAGCTTCCAATCATTTAATGTAATCGCATTTTGATATAAGAATGTGGAGATAACTCTTTGCTTTCCTCCTAATAACGCAGGTGTCGTGTAGGCTGTAAAGCTGCCGACAAACACTAGAATGCTGCCAATTACTAGCCCAGGCACACATAATGGTACGACAATCTTTAAAAAGACACCGAGCTTGGATGCACCAAGACTCTCTGCAGCCTGCAGCAAATCCATTTCGATATTCTCCATTACTCCAACAAGTGTCACGATAACTAAAGGAAGAAACAAATGCACCAGACCGATAATGATGGCTGTTGGTGTATAAAGTATCTCAAGCGGCTGGTTGATAAGCCCTGCTCCTAAAAGCAGCTTATTGAGAACCCCGTTTTTACCGATAATGATCATCCAGCTAAAAGAGCGCACAACAGGGCTTGTTAACAGCGGAAAAATCGTTAAAAGCAGGAATACTGCTTTTTTACGTGCTTGAAGCTTAGAAATGTAATAAGACACCGGAAACCCGATCAGTATACAAATGATTGTCGTCAACAGACTGACACGCAATGTCGTTAATAATATTTTGATGAAATAATCATCTTTAAAGAAATCAACATACCCTTTTATACTAAATGTTCCATTATCATGAAAGGTTGTTCCGATCATAGATAAGATTGGAATAACCATAAATACAGTCAAAAACAGCAATCCTGGCATAAGCAACAGGTATAGATATCTTTTCTTCATCTCATCACTCCCTGTTTTTTTAATTTAAGAATTTAAGATTTTAATAAACATTGCAAAAAAAGCTTCTGCATCAACTTCAAGACATACTTCCAAATTAGGCTGCTTGTTTAAACGATTTTGAAAATCACAAACGAGCTGCCCATCACATAGCTCACTTTTCGTTTCTACATCTACATAATGCTTTTCTGTCACAGCAATTGTATTGTTTATAGCAATCCCAACCGCTAACGGGTCATGCATGGCACATGCATGCACGCCGTAGCGAGAATAATATTTCTCCTGATAGTCTCTTGTGCTTTCTTCTATATAACTTGCAAGCTTTTCATTTTTCAGCTTGCTGATATGTTCCTTAGTCAGCAACGCCTTTCTTGTCACATCCAATCCAACCTGGACAATGGCCGGAAAACCAGCCTGAAGGACAATTTTTGCCGCCTCTGGATCCACATATGCATTAAATTCAGCTGTAGGTGTTATATTGCCGACTCCTTTAACTACACCGCCCATGAAAATTACTTTTTTGACATGCTTTGTTATTTGAGGACATTTCTTAACAGCTAAAGCTAAATTTGTAAGAGGTCCAGTACAGACAAGTGTGACCTCTCCGGAAAAACTTAAGATCGAGTTTATGATGAAATCAGGCGCAAATCCATCACTCGCCACATTGCGTGCAGGAATATCCTTTAGCGCACCTCCAAGCCCATCCTCTCCATGAATGCGGTGTTCGAAAAACGGCTCTCGGAAAAGTGGCGTTTCCGCCCCCTTAATAACGGGTATTTCTGTTTCTTCAAGCAAATCAAGAATCTTACATGTATTAACGGTCGCTGCATCTAAAGAAACATTTCCGTTTACTGTCGTTATTCCCAACAGGTCGAATTTTTTGCTTTTTACGGCAAGAAGGATGCCGATTGCGTCATCAATTCCTGTATCCACATCAAGTATTAGCTTTTCAGGCATGCTAGATTCCTCCTACTATTATTGGATTAGCTCTCTGTTCCAGCGATCAATCCAACCTTTAAGATTATCATTAACAAATTTCATATCCATCGTATGAAGGCTGTTGATTAAGTCTTCTCCGTATGTTAGTCCTTCTGCTTCTTCATCTGACAATTGAACGTCAACATTAACTGGGGAATCAACTTTATTTTTTGCTGATTTCTCTTGAGCCTCTTTACCAAGAATATAGTTTATGAATTTTTCAGACAGATCCTTTTGATCAGTACCTTTTACAACGTTCATTGTGTTCATAACTGCATAACCGCCTTCAGCAGGTGTGACAAATTCTGCATTCGGAACAGCTTCTTTTAAGTCAGCAAAATACATTTCCATAATCGGACCAGCTGCTATTTCACCTTGCGCGAACATGTTAACATATTCAGATGTTTGTCCATATTCCTTCACAACGCTTGGCATAATTTCCTTCAAGGAAGTGAATGCAGCATCCTCATTAAATGTTTCTTCACCTTTTACCATTGACGCTATATCTACCATCATTGGTCCTGTTGTTGAAGTGATGCTTGGGATCGTGATTTTACCTTTCATATCAGCGCTCCATAAATCCTTCCAAGAAGTAATCTCTATAGGAGACTCATCTGGATTATAGGCAATTCCGAACTGGGCAATTGTATAAGCAGGTCCATATTCTTCTCCAAGTGGAGCTTTAGCGACATCATAGATTTTATCTACGTTAGGAATATTTTCACGATCAATCGTATCGAATAGGCCATCTTGAATGCCTTGCTGTGCATAATAGTCTGATAGGAAAATAACATCTACATCTGAGTTGCCTTGTTTAATTTTGTTAAGACGGTCTGCATTATTACCTGTGTCTAACACGATTTCTACGTTGTTTTCCTCTTCAAATGGCTTATATATTTCTTTACGGAAGAAGTCCTCATTGAATCCCCATGTGGAAACAACCAGTTTTTCCTTTCCTTCACTTTCAGAACCTTCGTTTGAACCGCATGCTGCTAATAATAGTAAAGATGATGCTGCAACTGCTTGAATTATTTTCTTCATTACGAGCCCCTCCATTTTTTATCGATTATTT is part of the Niallia taxi genome and harbors:
- a CDS encoding adenine deaminase C-terminal domain-containing protein gives rise to the protein MKVDLLIKEAMVYNSYFKQFTKGNAAVKDGKFFYIGLKGNETFEAEEIIDANGMYLVPGLIDIHLHIESTMVTPATFSYGLLKNGVTTIVPEPHEMANVFGIAGVKEMIKASKNYPLDMFYAIPSSVPATSMETTGGAIEIEDIEELLQTENIKCLGEIMNYYDVISKPGGKTNQILAYITKNYPELIIEGHVPKLLDLELQMLSFAGVTSDHTHQTVEGMKERIAIGMFLEIQEKSMTNEVMNYLLEHQVDEHFCFVTDDVMADSLQSRGHLNVLLKKAIAMGMPPEKAIYACTYTPAARMRMYDRGAIAPGKLADFLLVSELNSFHIQKVYKNGKKVYDEAISYVQEASSRQFPDYFYESVSMGKLEEADFNVNLPQQDGNVICRTMNVKNGSTFTEEKHDELLVEAGKLQWETSAYGLLATFERYGKNGNSARGLIGGDILKKGAVATTYSHDNHNLLVLGQNKEDMVIAANAVIQQQGGICCVLDGEILANVPLPVGGILSEEPLAIISKQVEHLTAILHKLGYEHYNAIMSLSTLSLPVSPALKITDHGLIDVNKGKVVSLVVK
- a CDS encoding nucleoside hydrolase codes for the protein MPEKLILDVDTGIDDAIGILLAVKSKKFDLLGITTVNGNVSLDAATVNTCKILDLLEETEIPVIKGAETPLFREPFFEHRIHGEDGLGGALKDIPARNVASDGFAPDFIINSILSFSGEVTLVCTGPLTNLALAVKKCPQITKHVKKVIFMGGVVKGVGNITPTAEFNAYVDPEAAKIVLQAGFPAIVQVGLDVTRKALLTKEHISKLKNEKLASYIEESTRDYQEKYYSRYGVHACAMHDPLAVGIAINNTIAVTEKHYVDVETKSELCDGQLVCDFQNRLNKQPNLEVCLEVDAEAFFAMFIKILNS
- a CDS encoding ABC transporter ATP-binding protein, which encodes MALFTLQDISVAYNKKEILKDFNLEIEKGQLVSLLGPSGCGKTTTLRLIAGFLQSTNGKFLFRDKDYTKVPVNKRNFGFVFQNYALFPHLTVADNIAFGLRLRKVSKAEIEKRVERMLEIVNLEGYGKRFPGELSGGQRQRVAIARALVIEPDILLFDEPLSNLDANLRVNMRVEIRRIQQELGITTVYVSHDQEECFSISDQVAIMNKGVIEQLSNPATIYKYPATKFVADFIGFKNFIEFESREDKGELVELQKNGRVFTLDMHEHMSPNKKVGAIRPDDFILAEWNETQVLPSNGIPGKIKITTFLGRSYQYVVSTPIGDFTVNKEMIAPYHTGQEVVLIIPKDQMVLVE
- a CDS encoding peptide MFS transporter encodes the protein MLDLNKQKIVDSVPQKGFFGHPKGLFTLFFTEFWERFSYYGMKAILVYYMYYEVTKGGLGIPETTAFAITSIYGSLVYMSGIIGGWLADRIFGTSKAVFYGGIFIMLGHIVLAVPGSISMFFVSMVLIVIGTGLLKPNVSSIVGDIYSQQDNRRDAGFSIFYMGINLGGFLSPLIVGEIGMNTSFHLGFGLAAIGMFIGLLVFMFTKKKNLGLAGTIVANPLSATEKKKVYTIIGIGIVVIAIILAITIPAGILTFDTFAIVVGILGFLIPAIYITVMYRSPKTTSDERSRLIAYIPLFLASVMFWAIQEQGSTILAGYADKRTQLDFAGMHLSPTLFQSLNPLFIIVFAPIIGWLWVKLGNRQPSIPKKFSIGLLFAGLSFLVILLPAYFGGEGSLVNPLWLVLSYFIVVIGELCLSPVGLSATTKLAPAAFSAQTMSLWFLSNAAAQGLNAQIVKFYSEKTEMMYFGIIGGCSIVLAIVLFLLSPAIQNKMKGIK
- a CDS encoding DUF4023 family protein, with the protein product MKDTSEFVANLKENNKKQEKNKHKGKGHPESSLPNKQH
- a CDS encoding ABC transporter permease; translated protein: MQEKNRGLALFTFLVFVFLLGPLLIISITSFEGGSILKFPPEEYSFKWYENIFKVEMFLSTFKTSIIVSIAGNILALLLGVPAAYALSRFDFAGKGIINGIFVSPILIPGIVLGFSFLRYIVVAYELPIYTSLFIGHTVIMLPFIIRVISSSLTNFDFSIEEAALSLGASRIGTFFSIVIPNIKSGIIAAVMIAFLESFNNVDISVYMTGPGVSTFPIQMLLYVENYFDPTVAAISVLLMIITALFMFIVERLMGLSYFTKR
- a CDS encoding ABC transporter permease, with the translated sequence MKKRYLYLLLMPGLLFLTVFMVIPILSMIGTTFHDNGTFSIKGYVDFFKDDYFIKILLTTLRVSLLTTIICILIGFPVSYYISKLQARKKAVFLLLTIFPLLTSPVVRSFSWMIIIGKNGVLNKLLLGAGLINQPLEILYTPTAIIIGLVHLFLPLVIVTLVGVMENIEMDLLQAAESLGASKLGVFLKIVVPLCVPGLVIGSILVFVGSFTAYTTPALLGGKQRVISTFLYQNAITLNDWKLASIVATIMIVVTFIIISIMNGAAKKLNPKG
- a CDS encoding ABC transporter substrate-binding protein, whose protein sequence is MKKIIQAVAASSLLLLAACGSNEGSESEGKEKLVVSTWGFNEDFFRKEIYKPFEEENNVEIVLDTGNNADRLNKIKQGNSDVDVIFLSDYYAQQGIQDGLFDTIDRENIPNVDKIYDVAKAPLGEEYGPAYTIAQFGIAYNPDESPIEITSWKDLWSADMKGKITIPSITSTTGPMMVDIASMVKGEETFNEDAAFTSLKEIMPSVVKEYGQTSEYVNMFAQGEIAAGPIMEMYFADLKEAVPNAEFVTPAEGGYAVMNTMNVVKGTDQKDLSEKFINYILGKEAQEKSAKNKVDSPVNVDVQLSDEEAEGLTYGEDLINSLHTMDMKFVNDNLKGWIDRWNRELIQ